One stretch of Halobacillus litoralis DNA includes these proteins:
- the pyc gene encoding pyruvate carboxylase: MTNTKKINKVLVANRGEIAIRVFRACTELNIRTVAIYSQEDTGSYHRYKADEAYLVGEGKKPIDAYLDIEGIIEIAKSVGVDAIHPGYGFLSENIEFARRCEEEGLTFIGPTSEHLNMFGDKVKARDQAVQAEIPVIPGSDGPVSGLEEIREFGENHGYPLMIKAAMGGGGRGMRVVRSATTLEESYDRARSEARAAFGSDEVYVEKLIEQPKHIEVQIIGDRDGNIVHLYERDCSVQRRHQKVVEIAPSVSLKDEVREAICDAAVKLMDNVKYINAGTVEFLVTGDEFYFIEVNPRVQVEHTITEMITGVDIVQTQILVAEGYGLHNDRIAIPKQEDIVTHGYAIQSRVTTEDPLNNFMPDTGKIMAYRSGGGFGVRLDAGNGFQGAVISPYYDSLLVKLSTWALSFDQAAHKMVRNLKEFRIRGIKTNIPFLENVVQHKQFLSGEYDTTFIDRSPELFVFPKRKDRGTKMLAYIADRTVNGFEGYGNRKKPNYSKPRIPIIKHSEPIPDGTKQILNERGPEGLASWLKERNEVLLTDTTFRDAHQSLLATRVRTKDLENIAEPTARLLPDLFSLEMWGGATFDVSYRFLNEDPWERLLKLRAKAPNVLFQMLLRASNAVGYKNYPDNLIREFVEKSATAGIDVFRIFDSLNWVEGMKLAIHSVRESGKVAEAAMCYTGDILDSSRPKYDLAYYKKLALELQEAGAHILGIKDMAGLLKPEAAYQLISSLKETVDIPIHLHTHDTSGNGLFTYSKAIEAGVDVVDVATGSMAGLTSQPSANSLYYALEGSERKPNLDISAYEELGHYWEDTRKYYQDFESGMMAPHTEVYEHEMPGGQYSNLQQQAKAVGLGHRWDEVKSMYRRVNDMFGDIVKVTPSSKIVGDMALYMVQNELNEDDIYEKGDSLDFPDSVVEFFQGYLGQPYGGFPAELQRIILKGRESIKVRPGELLEPVDFNNLKETLFHSLDRQVTSFDMISYALYPKVFMDHHKFREQFGDMSVLDTPTFLYGMRLGEEIEVDIEQGKTLIVKLVSVGEPQIDGTRTVYFELNGQPREVVVKDENVKAAVQQRPKADKANSKHIGATMPGTVIKVLSNKGEDVKKGDHLMITEAMKMETTVQAPFDGVIKDIYVENNEAIHVGDLLIEFE; the protein is encoded by the coding sequence ATGACAAATACAAAGAAAATCAATAAAGTATTAGTCGCTAACCGTGGCGAGATTGCTATTCGGGTCTTTCGAGCGTGTACAGAATTAAATATTCGTACCGTCGCCATTTATTCTCAAGAAGATACGGGGTCCTACCACCGTTATAAGGCTGATGAGGCATACTTAGTTGGTGAAGGGAAAAAACCGATCGATGCGTATTTGGATATTGAAGGAATCATTGAAATTGCTAAGAGTGTGGGGGTTGATGCCATCCACCCTGGATATGGATTTTTATCTGAAAACATTGAGTTCGCGAGAAGGTGTGAAGAAGAAGGGCTTACTTTTATCGGGCCGACCAGTGAACATTTGAATATGTTTGGAGATAAAGTTAAGGCACGAGATCAAGCAGTACAAGCAGAGATTCCTGTCATACCGGGAAGTGATGGTCCTGTGAGTGGACTGGAAGAGATACGCGAATTTGGTGAAAATCATGGCTATCCATTGATGATTAAAGCAGCGATGGGCGGCGGTGGTAGAGGTATGCGTGTAGTCAGAAGCGCTACCACCCTAGAAGAATCTTACGACCGCGCCCGGTCGGAAGCGCGGGCAGCTTTTGGTAGTGATGAAGTTTATGTCGAAAAGCTGATTGAACAACCGAAGCACATCGAAGTTCAAATCATCGGGGATCGGGACGGAAACATTGTTCATTTGTATGAAAGGGACTGCTCGGTACAGCGTAGGCACCAAAAGGTTGTGGAGATCGCTCCGAGTGTCAGTTTGAAAGATGAAGTGAGAGAGGCCATTTGTGATGCAGCTGTAAAACTCATGGATAACGTGAAGTATATCAATGCAGGAACGGTAGAATTCTTAGTGACCGGGGATGAATTTTATTTTATAGAAGTGAACCCTCGTGTACAGGTGGAACATACGATTACAGAGATGATTACCGGCGTTGATATTGTACAGACACAAATTCTCGTTGCGGAAGGGTATGGATTACATAACGACCGGATTGCCATTCCGAAACAAGAAGACATTGTCACCCACGGCTATGCCATTCAATCTCGAGTGACGACGGAGGATCCTCTGAACAATTTCATGCCTGATACAGGAAAAATCATGGCCTATCGATCTGGTGGTGGTTTCGGGGTAAGGCTTGACGCCGGGAATGGATTCCAGGGTGCGGTCATCTCTCCATACTATGATTCTTTACTTGTTAAACTCTCTACATGGGCCCTAAGTTTTGATCAAGCCGCTCATAAGATGGTCAGGAATTTGAAAGAATTCCGTATCCGCGGAATCAAAACAAACATTCCTTTTTTAGAGAATGTGGTACAGCATAAACAGTTCTTATCCGGAGAGTATGATACAACGTTCATTGATCGTTCTCCAGAGCTCTTTGTTTTTCCAAAACGAAAAGACCGCGGGACGAAGATGTTGGCGTATATTGCTGATCGTACCGTCAATGGCTTCGAAGGATACGGCAATCGAAAGAAACCGAACTATTCGAAGCCAAGAATTCCAATCATTAAGCATTCGGAACCGATTCCAGATGGAACGAAACAAATTCTAAATGAAAGAGGTCCTGAGGGTCTCGCTTCATGGTTGAAAGAGAGGAATGAAGTGCTGCTCACAGATACGACCTTCCGGGATGCTCACCAGTCGTTACTGGCTACCCGTGTAAGAACAAAGGATTTAGAAAATATAGCAGAACCGACCGCCCGACTTTTGCCTGACCTGTTTTCATTGGAAATGTGGGGTGGAGCGACATTCGATGTTTCTTATCGTTTCCTAAATGAAGACCCATGGGAACGCCTGTTGAAGTTGAGAGCGAAAGCACCGAATGTGCTCTTCCAAATGCTTTTAAGAGCTTCTAATGCAGTCGGGTACAAAAACTACCCCGATAATCTCATTCGTGAATTTGTAGAAAAAAGTGCAACCGCAGGCATTGATGTCTTCCGGATTTTTGACAGTTTAAACTGGGTGGAAGGTATGAAGCTTGCTATCCATTCTGTGCGGGAGAGTGGGAAAGTAGCTGAAGCCGCTATGTGTTATACAGGGGACATCCTTGATAGCAGTCGACCGAAGTATGATCTCGCTTACTATAAAAAACTTGCTCTTGAACTTCAGGAAGCAGGAGCACATATCCTTGGTATTAAAGATATGGCAGGACTTCTTAAACCAGAAGCAGCTTATCAGCTGATTAGCTCATTGAAGGAAACCGTCGACATACCGATCCACCTTCATACACATGATACAAGTGGAAATGGTTTGTTCACATATTCCAAAGCAATAGAAGCAGGTGTTGATGTCGTCGATGTTGCTACGGGTTCAATGGCAGGATTGACCTCTCAACCAAGCGCAAACAGCCTTTATTATGCCCTTGAAGGTAGTGAACGCAAGCCGAATTTGGACATCTCTGCTTACGAAGAACTCGGGCACTATTGGGAAGATACTAGAAAGTACTATCAGGATTTCGAAAGCGGAATGATGGCCCCGCATACGGAAGTGTATGAACACGAAATGCCTGGAGGACAATATAGCAACCTGCAGCAACAAGCAAAAGCGGTCGGTTTAGGTCACAGATGGGATGAAGTCAAGTCCATGTACCGCCGGGTGAATGATATGTTCGGCGATATCGTCAAAGTAACTCCGTCTTCCAAGATTGTTGGGGATATGGCGCTGTACATGGTCCAGAATGAGCTGAATGAAGACGATATTTATGAAAAAGGGGATTCTCTTGATTTCCCTGACAGCGTCGTGGAATTCTTCCAAGGGTATCTCGGACAACCATACGGAGGCTTTCCGGCGGAACTACAACGGATTATATTGAAAGGCCGCGAGTCGATTAAGGTGAGACCAGGGGAGCTTTTGGAGCCGGTAGACTTCAACAACTTGAAGGAAACACTGTTTCATTCCCTTGACCGCCAAGTAACTAGTTTTGATATGATCAGCTACGCTCTTTATCCAAAAGTGTTTATGGATCATCATAAGTTCAGGGAGCAGTTTGGCGATATGTCTGTTCTCGACACTCCAACATTCTTATACGGAATGAGGCTTGGCGAAGAAATTGAAGTGGATATCGAACAAGGGAAAACGTTGATCGTGAAGCTTGTCTCCGTTGGTGAGCCGCAGATCGATGGGACCCGTACTGTCTACTTCGAGTTAAATGGGCAGCCTCGTGAAGTCGTAGTGAAGGATGAAAACGTGAAAGCGGCTGTTCAGCAGCGTCCGAAAGCGGACAAAGCGAACAGTAAACACATCGGAGCAACTATGCCGGGAACGGTTATTAAAGTGTTGTCTAATAAAGGTGAGGATGTGAAAAAAGGCGATCACCTGATGATTACAGAAGCCATGAAAATGGAGACGACCGTCCAAGCTCCTTTCGATGGTGTGATCAAGGATATTTATGTAGAAAACAACGAAGCCATCCACGTCGGCGATTTACTGATCGAATTTGAATAA
- a CDS encoding YlaN family protein, with amino-acid sequence MLSDVAVDHREKAYALLKADADKILRLIKVQMDNLTMPQCPLYEEVLDTQMFGLSREIHFAVRLNLISDEEGKALLDNLEKQLNVLHEAAQKS; translated from the coding sequence ATGTTGTCTGATGTGGCTGTGGATCATCGTGAAAAAGCCTATGCCCTTCTAAAAGCTGACGCTGATAAAATATTAAGGTTAATAAAAGTACAGATGGACAACTTGACGATGCCTCAGTGTCCGCTCTACGAGGAAGTTTTAGATACACAAATGTTTGGATTATCCCGCGAAATTCATTTTGCGGTTCGCTTGAATTTAATCAGCGACGAAGAAGGAAAAGCACTTTTGGATAACCTTGAAAAACAGTTGAATGTGCTGCATGAGGCTGCACAAAAGTCATAA
- the glsA gene encoding glutaminase A, protein MIKGITESVLEDWLDNVRPYAYDGQVANYIPALSRSNPEDLAVAIHYLDGNTVEAGETEVRFTLQSISKVISLALALMDNGESYVFDRVGMEPTGDPFHSIYRLEQIPSKPLNPMINAGALAVTNMIHGDTPDEKVGRLLSFIHDLTDDHSIGYNEEVATSEFESAFLNRSLLFYMKQHQIVTGSVEETLDAYTKQCAIEVNVCQLARIGALLANGGKDIHSGRRIIPKHLARICKTFMVTCGMYDASGSFAIKVGIPAKSGVSGSVLASLNEFGGIAVYGPSLDEKGNSVVGLKLLEILSNRYDLSIF, encoded by the coding sequence TTGATTAAAGGTATTACAGAAAGTGTACTGGAAGATTGGTTAGATAATGTACGACCTTATGCATACGATGGCCAGGTGGCCAATTATATCCCTGCGCTATCTCGCAGCAATCCAGAAGATCTCGCTGTTGCCATCCACTACTTAGATGGGAATACAGTGGAGGCCGGAGAAACAGAAGTGAGGTTTACACTTCAAAGTATTTCGAAAGTCATCTCACTCGCTCTTGCTCTTATGGATAATGGGGAAAGTTATGTGTTCGACCGTGTAGGTATGGAACCAACGGGGGATCCTTTTCATTCGATTTACCGTTTAGAACAAATACCATCCAAACCGCTCAATCCGATGATCAACGCTGGAGCGCTTGCGGTGACAAATATGATCCACGGAGATACGCCAGATGAGAAAGTCGGGCGGTTGTTGAGCTTTATTCATGACTTGACCGATGATCATTCCATCGGGTACAACGAAGAAGTGGCCACATCGGAGTTTGAATCCGCATTTTTGAACCGGTCCCTGCTTTTTTACATGAAACAGCATCAGATTGTCACCGGTAGTGTAGAGGAGACTCTTGATGCCTATACAAAACAATGTGCGATTGAAGTGAATGTTTGTCAACTGGCGCGGATTGGTGCGCTGCTTGCGAATGGTGGAAAGGACATCCACTCGGGGCGCAGGATCATACCGAAGCATCTTGCAAGAATCTGTAAAACATTTATGGTCACGTGCGGCATGTATGATGCTTCAGGGTCTTTTGCCATCAAGGTTGGTATACCAGCAAAAAGTGGAGTGTCGGGTTCCGTTCTTGCTTCGTTGAACGAATTTGGGGGGATCGCAGTTTATGGGCCTAGCCTTGATGAAAAGGGGAATAGTGTTGTCGGTTTGAAGCTGTTAGAAATTCTGTCCAATCGTTACGATTTGTCAATCTTCTAA
- a CDS encoding YhcN/YlaJ family sporulation lipoprotein: MIPLKKFILLAALLALVACQQNGGEESLLQERQSDPELKYVTDSDPVEKKNMTSQQAARHLAKLAVQVPDVHDATALVLGNYVVVGIDVDKDLDRSRVGVIKYSVAEALKHDPYGKQAAVIADADGVERIRGLGQKMSEGHPVEAVTDELSQIVGRYMPSGSVDEKPQSNSNQESVPQKEQEQLEQIEKEQSKQN, from the coding sequence GTGATTCCCTTGAAAAAATTTATTTTGTTAGCAGCCCTTTTGGCCTTAGTTGCGTGTCAGCAAAACGGCGGTGAAGAGTCACTGCTTCAAGAGCGACAAAGTGACCCTGAGTTGAAGTATGTCACGGATTCAGATCCGGTGGAAAAGAAAAACATGACGAGCCAGCAGGCAGCCAGGCACCTCGCTAAGCTTGCCGTCCAAGTTCCGGATGTCCATGATGCTACCGCCCTTGTCCTAGGCAACTATGTAGTTGTAGGAATTGATGTGGACAAAGATTTGGATCGCTCCCGCGTCGGTGTCATCAAATATTCAGTAGCTGAAGCTTTAAAGCATGACCCTTACGGAAAACAGGCGGCTGTTATTGCAGACGCAGACGGTGTGGAACGAATCCGGGGGCTTGGCCAAAAAATGTCTGAAGGCCACCCTGTGGAAGCGGTCACCGATGAACTGAGTCAAATTGTCGGTCGTTATATGCCAAGTGGTTCAGTTGATGAAAAACCACAGTCCAATTCCAATCAAGAATCAGTCCCGCAGAAAGAACAAGAACAGCTCGAGCAAATTGAAAAAGAACAATCAAAGCAAAACTAA
- a CDS encoding YlaI family protein produces MRVQCVICDEIEKIDSYCLQAKRLRNRRIHTYMCQSCHDRIEDNTKRRLATGNFRFNRERKKEKHLS; encoded by the coding sequence ATGCGTGTACAATGCGTCATTTGTGATGAAATTGAAAAAATTGACAGCTACTGTTTACAAGCAAAACGCCTTCGGAATCGCCGGATTCACACGTACATGTGTCAATCCTGCCACGATCGTATAGAAGACAACACCAAAAGACGTTTAGCAACCGGGAATTTCCGGTTCAACAGAGAGCGTAAAAAAGAGAAGCATTTAAGTTAG
- a CDS encoding YlaH-like family protein produces MNDMSTLPVPTDLWPVADFFFRGFGSEVNLNDESEVTMLFRSFMLLYLTTVALAIITFKLGFARKLPLMKTIVVYSVLIIGTFVLTLILGLNLPLPESLVVAALILGIYRIRLHRERGARQQNESS; encoded by the coding sequence ATGAACGATATGTCCACACTACCTGTGCCGACGGATCTATGGCCTGTGGCGGATTTCTTTTTCCGCGGATTCGGGAGTGAAGTGAATTTAAACGATGAAAGCGAAGTGACCATGCTCTTTCGTTCTTTCATGCTTTTATACTTAACGACTGTTGCTCTTGCTATCATTACATTCAAACTGGGATTCGCCAGAAAATTACCTTTGATGAAGACGATTGTTGTTTATTCCGTTCTTATCATAGGTACATTCGTATTAACCTTGATCCTTGGATTGAATTTACCGCTTCCAGAAAGTTTAGTGGTTGCGGCTTTAATTCTTGGAATTTACCGGATCCGGCTTCATAGAGAACGCGGAGCCCGTCAACAAAACGAATCATCCTAA
- a CDS encoding inositol monophosphatase family protein produces the protein MDQQKKNEIFENAKAWVLEAGERIKTNIDSPRSIETKSNPNDLVTEMDQATEQFFANKINDTYPDHYLLGEEGFGDEIEDLGGTVWIVDPIDGTMNFVHQKRNFAISVGVYYDGVGEIGLIYNVMDGTLYTAKRGEGAFKNEKKLPQLNDERPLNQSILALNTSWLIPENPHVDHKGMEDLVKKLRSTRSYGSAALEFAFVAEGLLDGYLTMTLMPWDYAAGSIIVREVGGIVTRADREELDLLNKTTVLASRSNIHEEISNDYVRLKK, from the coding sequence ATGGATCAACAGAAAAAGAACGAGATTTTTGAAAATGCAAAAGCTTGGGTCTTGGAAGCTGGTGAACGGATCAAAACCAACATTGATTCGCCTCGATCCATTGAAACGAAATCCAACCCGAACGACTTGGTCACAGAAATGGATCAGGCAACAGAACAATTTTTCGCAAATAAAATCAATGATACGTATCCTGACCATTACTTGTTAGGAGAAGAGGGGTTCGGTGATGAAATAGAAGACCTCGGAGGTACGGTCTGGATTGTAGATCCCATTGACGGAACAATGAACTTTGTTCATCAAAAAAGGAATTTCGCCATTTCTGTTGGGGTGTATTATGATGGTGTCGGTGAAATCGGATTGATTTACAACGTTATGGACGGTACTTTGTACACGGCTAAACGAGGGGAAGGCGCTTTTAAGAACGAAAAAAAGTTGCCACAGCTTAATGATGAGCGTCCGTTGAATCAATCGATCCTCGCGCTCAATACTTCTTGGTTAATTCCCGAAAATCCACACGTAGATCATAAAGGCATGGAAGATCTAGTGAAAAAATTACGTAGCACCAGATCTTATGGATCGGCCGCTTTGGAATTTGCTTTTGTTGCAGAAGGGCTGCTTGATGGGTACTTGACGATGACGTTGATGCCATGGGATTACGCAGCTGGCAGTATCATCGTCCGTGAAGTGGGTGGAATCGTTACCCGTGCGGATCGTGAAGAATTGGACTTGTTGAACAAGACGACTGTACTCGCGAGCCGTTCCAACATTCATGAAGAAATTTCGAATGATTATGTCCGATTAAAGAAATAA
- a CDS encoding YktB family protein translates to MTTFSGFTQEDFDVFSIPGLVNRMEALRDRISPKLEAVATELAADVTGMTGDEMFVHVAKHARRKTNPPNDTWAALASNKRGYKKLPHFQIGLWETHVFIWFAVIYESPIKQDFAYKLEQNKDEVLSHIPEDFVWSIDHTKPDRIPQSNVDKDKFLSMTERLKTVKKAEILCGRNIERGDARLKDPDAFIELCKETFQTLEPLYRYTKQLDQ, encoded by the coding sequence ATGACGACATTTAGTGGATTTACACAAGAGGACTTTGACGTTTTTTCCATTCCCGGATTAGTAAATAGAATGGAAGCTTTAAGAGATCGTATTTCCCCAAAGCTTGAAGCTGTAGCGACAGAACTTGCGGCAGATGTCACTGGGATGACTGGTGACGAAATGTTTGTACATGTAGCGAAACATGCGCGACGTAAAACAAACCCTCCGAATGATACTTGGGCAGCTCTGGCTTCAAATAAACGCGGCTACAAGAAGCTCCCCCACTTCCAAATCGGTCTGTGGGAGACTCATGTTTTCATTTGGTTTGCTGTGATCTACGAAAGTCCCATTAAACAGGACTTTGCTTATAAATTGGAGCAGAACAAGGATGAAGTTCTTAGTCATATTCCGGAGGACTTTGTGTGGTCCATCGATCACACGAAGCCTGACCGCATTCCTCAGTCTAATGTTGATAAGGACAAGTTTTTGAGTATGACAGAGCGTCTGAAGACTGTGAAAAAAGCAGAGATCTTGTGTGGCAGAAACATTGAACGTGGAGATGCACGTCTGAAAGATCCGGATGCTTTCATAGAGCTTTGTAAAGAGACATTCCAAACCCTTGAACCTTTATACCGCTACACAAAACAACTGGATCAGTAA
- a CDS encoding UPF0223 family protein: MSYTYPIDEMHWSKEEIIDVVNFYSMVEQAYEKGIDRDELMLAYTRFKQIVPSKSEEKTLCGQFEKESGYSCYRAVKQAKGLSKGDKVKM, encoded by the coding sequence GTGAGTTATACGTATCCAATCGATGAAATGCATTGGTCAAAAGAAGAAATTATCGATGTCGTCAATTTTTACAGTATGGTTGAACAAGCCTATGAAAAAGGAATCGACCGTGATGAGCTGATGCTTGCTTATACTCGGTTCAAACAGATCGTCCCATCTAAAAGTGAAGAAAAAACGCTGTGCGGACAATTTGAAAAAGAATCCGGCTATTCTTGCTACAGAGCTGTCAAACAGGCAAAAGGTTTGAGCAAAGGCGATAAAGTTAAAATGTAG
- a CDS encoding NAD(P)H-dependent flavin oxidoreductase, whose product MEWKTRVTEALGITYPIIQGGLAHLAYSELAAAVSIAGGLGQITAMSMESPDQLKEEIEAVREKTNRPFGVNFAIGQHGRPFEEMVQVAVEEKVPVISVTGGNPAPVLELVKDTGIKTLVLVAARRQAVKAEELGADAVMVVGHEGGGHLGRDDVGTFVLTPQVVDAVDIPVIASGGVGDGRGLMAALALGAEGVEMGTRFIATKECVHAHPAYLEALIQADETSTTVIKRSLKAPARALKNDWTARILELEDKQAGYEDLKTYINGEANKKFIYDGKQAYGFGWAGQVASRIHDVPSVDELFKRIVTEAEEIRTRWSK is encoded by the coding sequence GTGGAATGGAAAACTCGCGTTACAGAAGCTTTAGGCATTACATACCCGATTATCCAAGGAGGACTTGCCCACCTCGCTTATTCTGAATTGGCGGCTGCGGTGTCAATCGCCGGGGGGCTCGGTCAAATAACGGCGATGAGTATGGAAAGTCCTGATCAACTGAAAGAAGAAATTGAGGCTGTAAGAGAAAAAACGAACCGACCGTTTGGTGTGAACTTCGCGATTGGTCAGCATGGTCGTCCATTTGAAGAGATGGTTCAAGTGGCTGTGGAGGAAAAGGTGCCGGTCATCTCTGTGACAGGAGGAAATCCTGCCCCAGTCCTTGAGCTTGTCAAAGACACTGGAATTAAAACCCTCGTACTTGTAGCGGCAAGACGACAGGCCGTTAAAGCGGAAGAACTGGGAGCTGACGCTGTAATGGTCGTCGGTCATGAAGGAGGCGGACATCTCGGACGTGATGATGTTGGTACATTCGTCTTGACGCCACAAGTTGTGGATGCCGTGGATATACCTGTCATCGCTTCAGGAGGAGTAGGAGATGGAAGAGGCTTGATGGCAGCACTTGCTTTAGGAGCGGAAGGAGTGGAAATGGGGACACGGTTTATCGCAACCAAAGAGTGTGTTCACGCCCATCCCGCTTATTTAGAAGCTTTGATTCAGGCGGATGAAACATCCACCACCGTCATCAAAAGGAGTTTGAAGGCACCGGCTCGAGCCTTGAAAAATGATTGGACAGCACGTATTTTAGAATTGGAAGACAAACAAGCCGGTTATGAAGACTTGAAAACATACATCAACGGCGAAGCGAATAAAAAGTTTATTTATGATGGAAAACAAGCTTACGGGTTCGGCTGGGCTGGTCAGGTGGCTTCAAGGATCCATGACGTTCCATCAGTGGATGAATTGTTCAAACGCATCGTCACGGAAGCGGAAGAGATCCGCACCCGGTGGAGCAAGTAA
- a CDS encoding GapA-binding peptide SR1P encodes MGTIVCQDCQKVIEHYENEKVSTLYSTCPTCNKPEDK; translated from the coding sequence ATGGGTACTATCGTATGTCAAGACTGTCAGAAGGTAATTGAGCACTACGAAAATGAGAAGGTTTCTACTCTTTACAGCACCTGTCCTACTTGCAACAAACCAGAAGATAAATAA